Proteins found in one Paraburkholderia flava genomic segment:
- a CDS encoding MFS transporter, translating into MGSFQWFTELTTRERRTLYAGFGGYAVDAFDFMIYSFLIPTLIATWGMTKSEAGMIATGSLISSALGGWLAGILADRYGRIRVLQWTIATFAVFTCLSGFTNSFWELLTTRTLQGFGFGGEWSVVTIMMAETIRSPQHRAKAVGTVQSSWSFGWGAAAILYWAFFALLPEQYAWRACFWIGLLPALWILYIRRNVSDPDIYIATRRARDNGFDTSHFLQIFSYPHLKTTLLGSALCTGMLGGYYAITTWLPTYLKTVRHLSVFNTSGYLVVLIVGSFCGYIVGAILCDRIGRRASFVLFAIGSFAIGMAYTMLPITDGAMLLLGFPLGIVVQGIFAGVGAYLSELYPNAIRGSGQGFCYNLGRGLGSFFPILVGTLSQTTTLVKAMGIVAGSGYLLVIVSALCLPETRGKSLAETTTAPAP; encoded by the coding sequence ATGGGATCGTTCCAGTGGTTCACCGAGTTGACGACCCGCGAACGGCGCACGCTGTATGCCGGCTTCGGCGGTTATGCAGTCGATGCGTTCGACTTCATGATCTACTCGTTCCTGATCCCAACCCTGATCGCCACATGGGGCATGACGAAAAGCGAGGCCGGCATGATCGCGACCGGCTCGCTGATCTCGTCGGCGCTCGGCGGCTGGCTCGCCGGCATTCTAGCCGACCGCTACGGCCGCATTCGCGTGCTGCAATGGACCATCGCGACGTTCGCCGTGTTCACGTGCCTGTCCGGTTTCACGAATTCGTTCTGGGAGTTGCTCACCACACGCACGCTGCAGGGCTTCGGCTTCGGCGGTGAATGGTCGGTGGTGACGATCATGATGGCCGAGACGATCCGCTCGCCGCAGCATCGCGCGAAAGCGGTCGGCACCGTGCAGAGCAGCTGGTCGTTCGGCTGGGGTGCCGCCGCGATCCTGTACTGGGCGTTCTTCGCGCTGCTGCCCGAGCAGTACGCATGGCGCGCGTGCTTCTGGATCGGCCTGCTGCCCGCGCTGTGGATCCTCTACATCCGCCGCAACGTCAGCGACCCCGATATCTATATCGCGACTCGCCGCGCACGCGACAACGGCTTCGACACGTCGCACTTCCTGCAGATCTTTTCGTATCCGCATCTGAAAACCACGCTGCTCGGCAGCGCGCTGTGCACCGGCATGCTCGGCGGCTACTACGCGATCACGACCTGGCTGCCGACCTATCTCAAAACCGTCCGGCATCTGTCGGTGTTCAACACGAGCGGGTATCTCGTCGTGCTGATCGTCGGGTCGTTTTGCGGGTATATCGTCGGTGCGATCCTGTGCGACCGGATCGGCCGGCGCGCGTCGTTCGTGCTGTTCGCGATCGGCTCGTTCGCGATCGGCATGGCCTACACGATGCTGCCGATCACCGACGGCGCAATGCTGTTGCTCGGCTTCCCGCTCGGCATCGTCGTGCAGGGGATTTTCGCGGGCGTCGGTGCGTATCTGTCGGAGCTGTATCCGAATGCGATCCGGGGTTCAGGTCAGGGGTTCTGCTACAACCTCGGCCGGGGGCTCGGCTCGTTCTTTCCGATTCTCGTCGGTACGCTGTCGCAGACCACGACGCTCGTGAAGGCGATGGGGATCGTCGCGGGGTCGGGCTATCTGCTCGTCATCGTGTCGGCGCTTTGCCTGCCTGAGACGCGCGGGAAATCGCTCGCGGAAACCACTACCGCTCCCGCTCCCTGA
- a CDS encoding tyrosine-protein phosphatase, which yields MNLTATARALALSAARQRSFATREPAAGSIDGARRAWLKGTGALALSGLAGTLLTGCGGSIEADAAPTPRLASVANFRDVGGAAEGYTTVDGARVQRGRFYRSSALTANAADKAVLDTLTIAVDYDLRTPAEIAQSPDVMPAGAAYVSLNIDGTSEPPQMSPATSADAVAMMEGLWRSFVNGTAQRAGFGALLTRLANTPGAQLFHCDDGKDISGWVSAVLLSIANVPFDVVMQDYLLTNTYLATSTQTTLAVIRAQQGDAAATAAVPLHSAQASFLQAAVDQVQASYSTMNGYLTTGLGLSQGTIGLLRARLVS from the coding sequence ATGAATCTCACTGCGACAGCGCGCGCTTTGGCTCTCTCCGCTGCGCGGCAACGCAGCTTCGCGACGCGCGAACCGGCCGCCGGGAGCATCGACGGGGCCCGGCGCGCGTGGCTGAAGGGCACCGGCGCGCTCGCGCTGTCCGGGCTCGCGGGCACGCTGCTCACGGGCTGCGGCGGCTCGATTGAAGCCGATGCGGCGCCGACGCCGCGTCTCGCGTCGGTGGCGAATTTTCGCGATGTCGGCGGCGCGGCCGAAGGCTATACGACCGTCGACGGCGCGCGCGTGCAGCGCGGCCGCTTCTATCGTTCGAGCGCGCTGACGGCCAATGCCGCCGACAAGGCCGTCCTCGACACGCTCACGATCGCCGTCGACTATGACCTGCGCACGCCAGCCGAGATCGCGCAGTCGCCGGACGTAATGCCGGCGGGCGCCGCGTATGTCAGTCTCAATATCGACGGCACGTCCGAGCCGCCGCAGATGTCGCCCGCCACGTCCGCGGACGCGGTCGCGATGATGGAAGGGCTGTGGCGCAGCTTCGTGAACGGCACCGCGCAGCGCGCGGGGTTCGGCGCGCTGCTCACGCGTCTCGCGAACACGCCGGGCGCGCAGCTCTTTCACTGCGACGACGGCAAGGACATTTCGGGATGGGTCTCGGCGGTACTGCTGAGCATCGCGAACGTTCCGTTCGACGTCGTGATGCAGGACTACCTGCTGACGAACACCTATCTCGCCACGTCGACGCAAACCACGCTCGCGGTGATCCGCGCGCAGCAGGGCGATGCGGCGGCGACGGCTGCGGTGCCGCTGCACAGCGCGCAGGCGAGCTTCCTGCAGGCTGCCGTCGATCAGGTGCAGGCGAGCTACAGCACGATGAACGGGTATCTCACCACCGGCCTGGGTTTGTCGCAGGGCACGATCGGACTGCTGCGCGCACGGCTCGTTAGCTGA
- a CDS encoding ATP-binding protein — protein MKNPLNSLFGRMALLSTVLLLAVQAGWFVLVVRQPPRHEIDGFARGMLLVLHAANGESSSNGAELAPALRVHLVPTWNMPGAVHLRTPIQPPLVELRQNLLNNLPVGTQIVADDAQPPRIWVRFPDKPMWIVAPVDLPPQPHFFVEAGTMLVAALILSLAAAWQMQRPLSRVADTARAFGDGGRPEPIDEQGPRELRDLIGSFNGMMRRLNEADDDQAVMLAGVAHDLKAPLTRLKLRASVLTAERERTDFIRDIDSLTNIVQQFLEFAGQAADAGPPVEVETFLREQFSSGEALDDEPLFSLDLQAGPAFTLPRTTLDRLITNLVDNALEHGAPPVEISTVRDGRHWIVSVRDHGDGIAEDRIAAAMKPFVRLDAARGGDGHCGLGLAIVARLAHDRGGRCDVRNHPDGGLWIQIVLPVAQEVRPERSGVERIEAVTNRGERADRSQGAQASNGSQKTDPQERAKALA, from the coding sequence ATGAAAAATCCGCTGAACTCGCTGTTCGGCCGGATGGCGCTGCTGTCGACCGTGCTGCTGCTCGCCGTGCAGGCGGGCTGGTTCGTGCTGGTCGTGCGGCAGCCGCCGCGTCACGAGATCGACGGCTTCGCGCGCGGCATGCTGCTCGTGCTGCACGCGGCGAACGGCGAATCGTCGTCGAACGGCGCGGAACTCGCGCCCGCACTGCGCGTGCATCTCGTGCCGACGTGGAACATGCCGGGCGCCGTGCATCTGCGCACGCCGATCCAGCCACCGCTCGTCGAGCTGCGTCAGAACCTGCTCAACAATCTGCCGGTCGGTACGCAGATCGTCGCCGACGACGCGCAGCCGCCGCGCATCTGGGTGCGCTTCCCCGACAAGCCGATGTGGATCGTCGCGCCGGTCGATCTCCCGCCGCAGCCGCACTTCTTTGTCGAAGCGGGCACGATGCTGGTCGCGGCGTTGATCCTGTCGCTCGCCGCCGCATGGCAGATGCAGCGGCCGCTGTCGCGCGTCGCCGATACGGCCCGCGCATTCGGCGACGGTGGCCGGCCCGAACCGATCGACGAGCAGGGACCGCGCGAACTGCGCGACCTGATCGGTTCGTTCAACGGCATGATGCGGCGCCTGAACGAAGCCGACGACGATCAGGCGGTGATGCTCGCCGGCGTCGCACACGATTTGAAGGCGCCGCTCACGCGCCTGAAGCTGCGCGCGAGCGTGCTCACGGCGGAGCGCGAGCGCACCGACTTCATCCGCGACATCGATTCGCTGACGAACATCGTCCAGCAGTTTCTGGAGTTCGCGGGCCAGGCCGCCGATGCAGGACCGCCCGTCGAAGTGGAAACATTCCTGCGCGAGCAATTCTCCTCCGGCGAAGCGCTAGACGACGAACCGCTGTTCTCACTCGATCTGCAGGCTGGCCCGGCCTTCACGCTGCCGCGCACGACGCTGGACCGGTTGATCACGAACCTCGTCGACAACGCGCTCGAACACGGCGCGCCGCCGGTCGAGATTTCGACGGTGCGCGACGGTCGTCACTGGATTGTCAGCGTGCGCGATCATGGCGACGGCATCGCCGAGGATCGCATCGCAGCCGCGATGAAGCCGTTCGTGCGACTCGATGCGGCGCGCGGCGGCGACGGTCACTGCGGGCTGGGTCTCGCGATCGTCGCGCGGCTCGCGCACGATCGCGGCGGACGCTGCGACGTGCGCAACCATCCGGACGGTGGGCTGTGGATTCAGATCGTGTTGCCGGTCGCGCAGGAAGTGCGGCCGGAACGTAGCGGGGTCGAGCGGATCGAGGCGGTCACGAATCGCGGCGAGCGTGCGGATCGTTCGCAAGGTGCGCAGGCGTCGAACGGTTCGCAGAAGACAGATCCGCAGGAGCGCGCAAAAGCGCTGGCTTGA
- a CDS encoding D-amino acid dehydrogenase, with protein sequence MKTIVLGGGVIGVATAFYLRECGCDVTVIEREVDVALSTSFGNAGVIAPGYVTPWAAPGMPAKIAKYMFQPASPLIFRPTFDPAQWRWIARWFRECDLARFRVNKQRMQRIAYYSRACLHEFRSRYPFEYGRSKGYLQLFRSDYDVELAQPALAVLRDAGVPHREVSAAECATIEPGLRWARQTPVSGLYLPDDEAGDCARFTRELRALCEKAGVQFRFETQVAGLDVQGGAVHGVRIDSARGKERLAADAVVVALGVDSAPLLAALGVKVPLYPVKGYSATLPVIDDEKAPRAALMDESLKTAITRFGPNLRVAGTAELSNGRATLREQALHTLMKVLDDWFPRAAKPTSAHFWVGRRPMTPDGAPLLGPSGIGNLWINLGHGSTGWAMSLGSGRVVADLVTQRVPELDLDGLTLARYKRA encoded by the coding sequence ATGAAAACGATCGTACTCGGCGGCGGCGTGATCGGTGTCGCGACCGCTTTCTATCTGCGCGAATGCGGCTGCGATGTGACGGTAATCGAACGCGAGGTCGACGTCGCGCTGTCGACGAGCTTCGGCAATGCCGGCGTGATCGCGCCTGGCTACGTGACACCGTGGGCCGCACCCGGCATGCCCGCGAAGATCGCGAAATACATGTTCCAGCCCGCATCGCCGCTGATCTTCCGGCCGACGTTCGACCCGGCGCAGTGGCGCTGGATCGCGCGCTGGTTCCGCGAATGCGATCTCGCGCGGTTCCGCGTGAACAAGCAGCGGATGCAGCGCATCGCGTACTACAGCCGCGCGTGTCTGCACGAATTCCGTTCGCGCTATCCGTTCGAATATGGTCGCAGCAAAGGCTATCTGCAGCTCTTTCGCAGCGACTACGACGTCGAACTCGCGCAGCCCGCGCTCGCGGTGCTGCGCGATGCCGGTGTCCCGCATCGCGAGGTGAGCGCCGCCGAATGCGCGACGATCGAACCGGGTCTGCGCTGGGCGCGACAGACGCCCGTGTCGGGCCTCTACCTGCCCGACGACGAAGCCGGCGACTGCGCACGCTTCACCCGCGAGCTACGTGCGTTGTGCGAGAAGGCCGGGGTGCAGTTTCGCTTCGAGACTCAGGTCGCAGGACTCGACGTGCAGGGTGGTGCTGTGCATGGCGTGCGGATCGACAGTGCGCGCGGCAAGGAACGGCTCGCGGCGGATGCGGTCGTGGTCGCGCTGGGTGTCGACAGCGCACCGTTGCTTGCGGCGCTCGGCGTGAAGGTGCCGCTGTATCCGGTGAAGGGTTACTCGGCGACGCTTCCGGTCATCGACGATGAAAAAGCACCGCGTGCCGCATTGATGGACGAATCGCTGAAAACCGCGATCACACGATTCGGCCCGAACCTGCGCGTGGCCGGTACGGCCGAACTCAGCAACGGTCGCGCGACGCTGCGCGAACAGGCACTGCACACGCTGATGAAAGTGCTCGACGACTGGTTCCCGCGTGCAGCCAAGCCAACGTCCGCACACTTCTGGGTCGGACGTCGGCCGATGACGCCGGACGGCGCGCCGCTGCTCGGACCGTCGGGCATCGGCAATCTGTGGATCAACCTCGGACACGGCTCGACTGGCTGGGCGATGTCGCTCGGCTCGGGGCGCGTCGTCGCCGATCTGGTGACGCAGCGCGTGCCCGAACTCGATCTCGATGGGCTCACGCTCGCGCGTTATAAGCGCGCGTAG